Proteins encoded within one genomic window of Hevea brasiliensis isolate MT/VB/25A 57/8 chromosome 8, ASM3005281v1, whole genome shotgun sequence:
- the LOC110647544 gene encoding BTB/POZ domain-containing protein At5g03250 isoform X2, which translates to MGFRVMSLWKLEKCHFISTRSIVLEDLIGQCCGEDGKRCLLRLDDIPGGAKTFLLVAKFCYGVKIELSALNIVSLRCAAEYLQMSEDHGEGNLITQTEIFLNEIFGNWRDSLKALETCEEVFSHAEEIHIVSRCINSLAMKACADPSLFSWPMSGCENVKSPEGTVFWNGIRTSAKPQPVGEDWWYDDVSFLSLPLFKRLLLAVGSNGMKLEKVVGSLMYYARRHLPLLGRQSSIESGNHATPGSTISTAADADQRNLLEELVELLPDQKGVTPSKFLLRLLRTAMILHASPSCRENLEKRIGSQLDQAALEDIMIPNIGYSIETLYDIDCVQRILDHFLLVDRDDPSSNYIAEEGQLMAGSHSLTPTTMVANLIDNYLAEVAPDVNLKLTKFRSLAAVIPDYARPLDDGIYRAIDIYLKAHPWLTDSEREQLCRLMNCQKLSLEASTHAAQNERLPLRVIVQVLFFEQLRLRTSIAGWFFVSDNLESSQNPSGNLAFTRNDVHSQAVATQDRIIAVDEMKERVSELEKECLNMKEEIENIVKTKGSWNIFFRRFGFSKSKLKPNEAKASKPKNSRGSPTSSAPLLNGKKNHSGELGD; encoded by the exons ATGGGCTTCCGAGTGATGTCATTGTGGAAGTTGGAGAAATGTCATTTCATCTCCACAAG AAGTATAGTGCTAGAAGATCTAATTGGACAATGTTGTGGTGAGGATGGGAAAAGGTGTCTTCTGCGACTTGATGATATACCTGGTGGAGCTAAAACCTTCTTGCTTGTAGCCAAATTCTGCTATGGAGTAAAAATAGAACTCTCTGCTCTGAATATAGTCAGTCTTAGATGTGCTGCCGAGTATCTTCAAATGAGTGAAGACCATGGAGAGGGAAATCTCATCACACAAACAGAAATTTTTCTCAATGAAATCTTTGGCAACTGGAGGGACTCACTTAAAGCTCTTGAAACCTGTGAAGAGGTTTTCTCACATGCAGAAGAGATTCATATTGTTTCAAGATGCATCAATTCCCTGGCAATGAAAGCTTGTGCAGATCCAAGTTTATTCAGTTGGCCCATGTCAGGGTGCGAAAATGTAAAGAGCCCAGAAGGTACTGTATTTTGGAATGGGATACGTACTTCTGCTAAGCCACAACCTGTGGGTGAGGATTGGTGGTATGATGATGTCTCATTCCTTAGCTTACCTTTGTTCAAAAGGCTGCTTCTGGCAGTTGGTTCAAATGGCATGAAACTGGAGAAGGTTGTTGGATCATTAATGTATTATGCAAGGAGACATCTTCCTTTGTTGGGTAGGCAATCAAGCATCGAGAGTGGTAACCATGCTACTCCTGGATCAACTATTTCAACTGCAGCTGATGCTGATCAAAGGAATCTCCTTGAAGAATTGGTGGAATTATTACCTGATCAAAAGGGTGTCACACCCAGCAAGTTCCTTCTTAGGCTTCTGCGAACAGCCATGATTTTGCATGCCAGTCCATCATGTCGAGAGAACTTAGAGAAAAGGATTGGGTCTCAGTTGGATCAAGCAGCTCTTGAAGATATAATGATACCAAACATTGGGTACTCAATTGAAACTCTATATGATATTGACTGTGTTCAGAGGATTCTTGATCATTTCTTGCTGGTGGATCGTGATGATCCTTCATCAAATTATATAGCAGAAGAGGGACAATTGATGGCAGGTTCCCATTCACTAACCCCAACAACAATGGTGGCAAATCTAATTGATAATTATTTGGCAGAGGTTGCACCTGATGTTAACTTGAAGTTGACAAAGTTTCGATCACTTGCTGCTGTTATTCCTGATTATGCCAGGCCATTAGATGATGGAATATACCGTGCAATAGATATATACCTCAAG GCTCATCCATGGCTAACAGATTCAGAAAGGGAACAACTTTGCAGGCTTATGAACTGCCAGAAGCTCTCATTGGAAGCAAGCACACATGCAGCCCAAAATGAGAGGCTACCACTTCGAGTTATTGTCCAAGTTTTGTTCTTTGAACAACTACGACTCCGAACCTCCATTGCTGGTTGGTTCTTTGTTTCTGACAACCTTGAAAGTTCACAAAATCCAAGTGGAAATCTTGCCTTCACCAGAAACGATGTGCACAGTCAAGCTGTTGCTACACAAGACCGTATTATAGCAGTTGATGAAATGAAGGAGCGAGTTTCAGAGCTTGAGAAAGAGTGCCTGAACATGAAAGAGGAGATTGAGAATATAGTGAAGACAAAGGGAAGTTGGAACATCTTTTTCAGAAGGTTTGGTTTTagcaaatcaaaattaaaacccAATGAAGCTAAAGCATCAAAACCCAAAAATTCCAGAGGATCACCAACATCCTCTGCACCACTCTTGAATGGAAAGAAAAATCACAGCGGTGAGTTAGGAGActga
- the LOC110647544 gene encoding BTB/POZ domain-containing protein At5g03250 isoform X1, protein MACMKLGSKSEVFHLDGHTWLCSNGLPSDVIVEVGEMSFHLHKFPLLSRSIVLEDLIGQCCGEDGKRCLLRLDDIPGGAKTFLLVAKFCYGVKIELSALNIVSLRCAAEYLQMSEDHGEGNLITQTEIFLNEIFGNWRDSLKALETCEEVFSHAEEIHIVSRCINSLAMKACADPSLFSWPMSGCENVKSPEGTVFWNGIRTSAKPQPVGEDWWYDDVSFLSLPLFKRLLLAVGSNGMKLEKVVGSLMYYARRHLPLLGRQSSIESGNHATPGSTISTAADADQRNLLEELVELLPDQKGVTPSKFLLRLLRTAMILHASPSCRENLEKRIGSQLDQAALEDIMIPNIGYSIETLYDIDCVQRILDHFLLVDRDDPSSNYIAEEGQLMAGSHSLTPTTMVANLIDNYLAEVAPDVNLKLTKFRSLAAVIPDYARPLDDGIYRAIDIYLKAHPWLTDSEREQLCRLMNCQKLSLEASTHAAQNERLPLRVIVQVLFFEQLRLRTSIAGWFFVSDNLESSQNPSGNLAFTRNDVHSQAVATQDRIIAVDEMKERVSELEKECLNMKEEIENIVKTKGSWNIFFRRFGFSKSKLKPNEAKASKPKNSRGSPTSSAPLLNGKKNHSGELGD, encoded by the exons ATGGCCTGCATGAAGCTTGGATCAAAATCTGAAGTGTTTCACCTCGATGGCCATACTTG GCTTTGCTCAAATGGGCTTCCGAGTGATGTCATTGTGGAAGTTGGAGAAATGTCATTTCATCTCCACAAG TTTCCATTGCTTTCCAGAAGTATAGTGCTAGAAGATCTAATTGGACAATGTTGTGGTGAGGATGGGAAAAGGTGTCTTCTGCGACTTGATGATATACCTGGTGGAGCTAAAACCTTCTTGCTTGTAGCCAAATTCTGCTATGGAGTAAAAATAGAACTCTCTGCTCTGAATATAGTCAGTCTTAGATGTGCTGCCGAGTATCTTCAAATGAGTGAAGACCATGGAGAGGGAAATCTCATCACACAAACAGAAATTTTTCTCAATGAAATCTTTGGCAACTGGAGGGACTCACTTAAAGCTCTTGAAACCTGTGAAGAGGTTTTCTCACATGCAGAAGAGATTCATATTGTTTCAAGATGCATCAATTCCCTGGCAATGAAAGCTTGTGCAGATCCAAGTTTATTCAGTTGGCCCATGTCAGGGTGCGAAAATGTAAAGAGCCCAGAAGGTACTGTATTTTGGAATGGGATACGTACTTCTGCTAAGCCACAACCTGTGGGTGAGGATTGGTGGTATGATGATGTCTCATTCCTTAGCTTACCTTTGTTCAAAAGGCTGCTTCTGGCAGTTGGTTCAAATGGCATGAAACTGGAGAAGGTTGTTGGATCATTAATGTATTATGCAAGGAGACATCTTCCTTTGTTGGGTAGGCAATCAAGCATCGAGAGTGGTAACCATGCTACTCCTGGATCAACTATTTCAACTGCAGCTGATGCTGATCAAAGGAATCTCCTTGAAGAATTGGTGGAATTATTACCTGATCAAAAGGGTGTCACACCCAGCAAGTTCCTTCTTAGGCTTCTGCGAACAGCCATGATTTTGCATGCCAGTCCATCATGTCGAGAGAACTTAGAGAAAAGGATTGGGTCTCAGTTGGATCAAGCAGCTCTTGAAGATATAATGATACCAAACATTGGGTACTCAATTGAAACTCTATATGATATTGACTGTGTTCAGAGGATTCTTGATCATTTCTTGCTGGTGGATCGTGATGATCCTTCATCAAATTATATAGCAGAAGAGGGACAATTGATGGCAGGTTCCCATTCACTAACCCCAACAACAATGGTGGCAAATCTAATTGATAATTATTTGGCAGAGGTTGCACCTGATGTTAACTTGAAGTTGACAAAGTTTCGATCACTTGCTGCTGTTATTCCTGATTATGCCAGGCCATTAGATGATGGAATATACCGTGCAATAGATATATACCTCAAG GCTCATCCATGGCTAACAGATTCAGAAAGGGAACAACTTTGCAGGCTTATGAACTGCCAGAAGCTCTCATTGGAAGCAAGCACACATGCAGCCCAAAATGAGAGGCTACCACTTCGAGTTATTGTCCAAGTTTTGTTCTTTGAACAACTACGACTCCGAACCTCCATTGCTGGTTGGTTCTTTGTTTCTGACAACCTTGAAAGTTCACAAAATCCAAGTGGAAATCTTGCCTTCACCAGAAACGATGTGCACAGTCAAGCTGTTGCTACACAAGACCGTATTATAGCAGTTGATGAAATGAAGGAGCGAGTTTCAGAGCTTGAGAAAGAGTGCCTGAACATGAAAGAGGAGATTGAGAATATAGTGAAGACAAAGGGAAGTTGGAACATCTTTTTCAGAAGGTTTGGTTTTagcaaatcaaaattaaaacccAATGAAGCTAAAGCATCAAAACCCAAAAATTCCAGAGGATCACCAACATCCTCTGCACCACTCTTGAATGGAAAGAAAAATCACAGCGGTGAGTTAGGAGActga
- the LOC110647553 gene encoding dolichyl-diphosphooligosaccharide--protein glycosyltransferase subunit 1B: MEALLGARLTLALSIFAFLSLLTTSFSQQIQILNAERRIDLTSHIVKVFLTLKVENTGTAPANEVLLAFPPTQVDHLAVVKAKAATGRRKKRTYITLDVKPTELPDAPNGAKYFIISLLNPLNSGETATLEVLYMLTHSLEPFPAEISQSEPQLVYYHDSAIILSPYLIKQQTTFIKTPTSKVESFTRVEPTNRVSTELKYGPYEDRTPYSFSPIIVHFENNNPFAVVEELVREVEISHWGNLQITEHYKLVHAGARHKGVFSRVEYQSRPSHSGISSFKHLLARLPPRVHSVYYRDEIGNISSSHLRTDYRKSELEIEPRYPLFGGWKATFVIGYGLPLQDFLFESSDGKRYLNFSFGCPLAETVVDKLTIKVVLPEGSKDPSIVVPFPVEQHLETKYSYLDVVGRTVLVLEKKNVVPEHNSPFQVYYTFNQMFVLAEPLMLVSAFFFFFVACVAYLHIDLSIHKPSQHFAKF; this comes from the exons ATGGAGGCTCTGCTCGGAGCTCGACTAACCCTTGCTCTCTCCATTTTCGCATTTCTCTCACTTCTCACCACGTCCTTCTCTCAACAGATCCAAATCCTCAACGCCGAGCGTAGA ATTGACCTGACTTCACATATTGTTAAGGTCTTCTTGACTTTGAAG GTTGAGAATACTGGAACGGCTCCTGCCAATGAAGTCCTTCTTGCTTTCCCACCTACTCAAGTTGACCATCTAGCAGTTGTCAAAGCAAAAGCAGCTACAGGAAGGCGGAAGAAGCGAACATATATTACTCTTGATGTAAAGCCAACAGAGCTACCTGATGCACCAAATGGAGCTAAATATTTTATCATATCTTTGCTCAATCCATTAAATTCAGGTGAAACTGCAACCCTGGAAGTGCTCTATATGTTAACACATTCTTTAGAACCTTTTCCAGCTGAGATAAGCCAATCAGAACCTCAGTTGGTATATTACCATGATAGTGCTATAATATTGTCACCATACCTTATTAAGCAACAAACAACTTTTATCAAGACACCAACTTCAAAAGTGGAATCGTTTACAAGAGTGGAACCCACTAACCGTGTCAGTACAGAACTAAAGTATGGGCCATATGAAGATCGCACTCCATATTCATTTTCTCCAATAATTGTTCATTTTGAGAATAACAATCCATTTGCTGTTGTTGAGGAGCTTGTACGTGAAGTGGAAATATCTCACTGGGGCAATCTTCAGATAACAGAACACTACAAGTTGGTTCATGCTGGTGCTCGACACAAAGGCGTGTTTTCAAG GGTTGAGTATCAATCTAGGCCATCTCATAGTGGCATATCTTCATTCAAACACCTTCTAGCAAGGCTACCACCTAGGGTGCATTCTGTCTATTATCGAGATGAAATAGGGAACATTTCATCATCTCATTTACGTACAGATTATCGAAAg TCAGAACTTGAAATAGAACCACGATATCCTTTATTTGGAGGTTGGAAAGCTACTTTTGTTATTGGGTATGGGCTACCATTGCAAGATTTCCTTTTTGAGTCTTCAGATGGCAAGCGTTACCTCAACTTCAGCTTTGGCTGTCCTCTTGCAGAGACCGTTGTGGACAAGTTGACCATCAAA GTTGTGCTGCCAGAGGGATCCAAAGACCCTTCCATTGTGGTTCCTTTTCCAGTAGAGCAACACTTGGAG ACCAAATATTCATACCTTGATGTGGTTGGGAGAACAGTGCTGGTTCTGGAAAAGAAAAATGTAGTTCCTGAGCACAACTCTCCCTTCCAG GTGTATTATACTTTCAACCAAATGTTTGTGCTGGCAGAACCATTGATGTTGGTATCtgcatttttcttctttttcgtgGCTTGTGTAGCTTACTTACACATCGATCTTTCCATACACAAACCCTCCCAACATTTTGCCAAGTTTTGA